CTAGTAAAAAAGATAATAATACTACTAGAAATCTATCTTTTTCAATTTGAGAACGTAAGTTTTTATAAATCATCATCAACATACCCACTACCAGCGATAGGAATATGAATAAAGCAGCATAACCCCAATGATCTATTTCCGATAGAACAAAGCCCCCATAATATATAGATAATATGATGAGAATAATCACAATAATTAAATGCTTAGTCGACCTAAGTAAATCTCTAAATATTTGAGATATGGATACTTGATCTTTTTTCTCATCTTCAGAAGTCTTATTCCCTACATGAGCTAAGTATTTTTGCCCCCATAAATAAACAACAAGCCCCAGTAACATTCCAATTCCTGCCAGCCCAAAACCTGCATGCCATCCCCACTTGGCAACAACCAAACCAACTATTGTGGTAGCTAGTAAAGAACCCGTATTGATTCCAATATAGAAGATACTAAAACCTTTATCTCTTCTGATATCATCTTTCTTATATAGGCCTCCTACCATAGTTGATATATTTGGTTTCAGCATTCCTACCCCCAGAATTACTAAAATTAGCCCTGAATAAAATGCCCAAAGTTCTTCAATAGCCAACACACTATGACCTAGTACTAAAATAATAGCTCCAACAAGGACTGATTTTTTTTGTCCCAGAATTTTATCAGCAATTAATCCTCCGGGAATAGACATCAAATAAACCAACATAGTATACCATCCATATAGCTTAAGAGCTTCTGAGTCGGTCCAACCCAACCCCGGGCCTTTGGAATCAGTTAATTCTGCTGCCATATAAAGCGATAATAAACCACGCATCCCATAGTACGAGAAACGCTCCCACATTTCTGTAAAGAACAAAACGTACAAACCTATTGGATGTCCAAATAGTTCTTTTTGTTTAATAGCTGTATCATTCATTTTTTAAATATTTATCCTTTAATTTTTATATGCTTGTTTTGATTGTTATTCAGGTGTTCCTGAATAAAAGAAGTCATTTTTTTATACAAATGCAAACGTGTATTTTCCCCTTTACGGATTCCATGCGCTCTGTCCGGATAAATAGCTTGGTCAAAGGGTTTTCCTGCTTCAATTAAGGCATTTACCATTCTCATAGTATTTTGCACATGTACATTATCATCGCCTGTACCATGTACGATCAAATAGTTTCCTTCTAATTTATCCGCATAATTGATAGGAGAATTATCATCGTATCCGCTTGGGTTTTCCTGCGGGGTTTGCATATATCTTTCCGTATAAACCGTATCGTAAAACCTCCATGAGGTAACAGGTGCTACAGCAATGGCCGTAGAGAATATGTCGCTTCCTTTTAGAATACAATTTGTGCTCATAAAGCCTCCGTAGCTCCAACCCCAGATACCGATATTATGCCTGTCTATATAACTGCGTTCCGCTAATCTTTTAGCAGCGGCTATCTGATCTGCTACTTCTAATTTCCCCAGTTCTTTTTGGGTGATTTTTTTAAAATCTCTCCCTTTCAATCCTGTTCCGCGTCCGTCAACACAAGCAATAATAATGCCTTTTTGTGCCAACATGTTGTGCCAGTAATCATTCGTTCCGTTCCACCTGTTTGCTACTTGCTGCGACCCCGGACCGGAGTATTGAAACATCAGTAGCGGATATTTCTTATTTTCGTCAAAATCTACAGGTTTTAGCATCCACATATTCAGATCATTTCCGTTGACACGAATGGTAGAAAACTCTTTGGTATTCATTTTATAAGCCGCCAAATCTTCTTTTAATTTTGCATTGTCTTTAACTACCTTTAGCATTTCTCCGTCTCTCGTATATAAGCTGTAAATCGGCGGAACTTCAGCAGTGGAATGTGTATTGATAAAATAATTTAGGTTTTTGCTAAAAGAGGCGCTGTTATTCCCTGTTTCATTGCTTAGCAATTTTTTGTTTTTACCATCCAGGCCAATACTGTATACACCACGATTGATGGACCCGTTTTCAACAGATTGATAGTAAATTGTTCTCTTACTTTCATTACAACCATAATAACGGGTTACTTCCCAATTTCCTTTAGTAATTTGGTTGATCAGTTTTCCATTTTTATCATAATAGTAAATATGATTAAAACCGTCTTTTTCACTTGTCCAGATGAAACTGTCATCATGTAAAAAAGTAAGATCGTCTTTTACATCAACATAAGCCGGATCTTTTTCATTTAATATTAAAGAAACAGACCTGTTGAGTGCATTTACTTTATATAATTTTAAATCATTTTGATGACGGTTTAATATGGTAACTATCAGGCTATTC
This window of the Flavobacteriaceae bacterium genome carries:
- a CDS encoding prolyl oligopeptidase family serine peptidase; translated protein: MKKIFILVIVSILFFNCDKSNDITNKQTTGTQEITLEKIWNGTFSADRMNALNSMNGDFYSLLNNNKETGSTSVDKYSYKTLEKVATIVDSRDLKELTAFSSYSFNNDETKLILGTDFKKVYRRSFKGTYYTYDIASKKWSLIGTEIQEPTFSPDSKSVAYAKNNNLYIKNLEKGDTQKITHDGKANHIINATTDWVYEEEFAFVRAYEWSSDGKHIAFLRFDETQVPEFSMDIVGNSLYPSQQVFKYPKAGEKNAKVSLHICNVNTNTTKKVSLGAYEYIPRIQWSNNPNSLIVTILNRHQNDLKLYKVNALNRSVSLILNEKDPAYVDVKDDLTFLHDDSFIWTSEKDGFNHIYYYDKNGKLINQITKGNWEVTRYYGCNESKRTIYYQSVENGSINRGVYSIGLDGKNKKLLSNETGNNSASFSKNLNYFINTHSTAEVPPIYSLYTRDGEMLKVVKDNAKLKEDLAAYKMNTKEFSTIRVNGNDLNMWMLKPVDFDENKKYPLLMFQYSGPGSQQVANRWNGTNDYWHNMLAQKGIIIACVDGRGTGLKGRDFKKITQKELGKLEVADQIAAAKRLAERSYIDRHNIGIWGWSYGGFMSTNCILKGSDIFSTAIAVAPVTSWRFYDTVYTERYMQTPQENPSGYDDNSPINYADKLEGNYLIVHGTGDDNVHVQNTMRMVNALIEAGKPFDQAIYPDRAHGIRKGENTRLHLYKKMTSFIQEHLNNNQNKHIKIKG
- a CDS encoding MFS transporter; translated protein: MNDTAIKQKELFGHPIGLYVLFFTEMWERFSYYGMRGLLSLYMAAELTDSKGPGLGWTDSEALKLYGWYTMLVYLMSIPGGLIADKILGQKKSVLVGAIILVLGHSVLAIEELWAFYSGLILVILGVGMLKPNISTMVGGLYKKDDIRRDKGFSIFYIGINTGSLLATTIVGLVVAKWGWHAGFGLAGIGMLLGLVVYLWGQKYLAHVGNKTSEDEKKDQVSISQIFRDLLRSTKHLIIVIILIILSIYYGGFVLSEIDHWGYAALFIFLSLVVGMLMMIYKNLRSQIEKDRFLVVLLSFLLVIVFWGAFEQAGGLMNLYANDYTDRILFGWEVPTIWFQSLNAGFIILFAVAVANYWAKRKLKNKEASSLFKMATGTIIMGLGFVFMVFAVQDHQANGSSAMYWLVLAYFFHTIGELSSSPVSLSFVTKLAPVRYASLMMGLYFASTGLGNKVAGLLGESASDYGAYTIFAGITIFTVIFGLLVIALLKPLKRLTHGAEDNERTM